TTAGTCCAGAAGCTAATATTTTTGTCCTTGCTTAGTtgtcatttaatatttatttgtttatttattcatttgtttaacgatttaAATAGAACAACCTTTACACAGAGGACTGtttaatttgtgttgtttacacacatgtattatatatactgtaatattTTGTACTTTTCAAACCATGTATAGTTAGATATAAGGGCTGTCGCCCACTGTCTTGGTCTTTTGAATTTGTTGTTTTCATGCATTATTGTCTCGCCGTTACAAAGTAAAGGTGAGGTATAGGTATTACAACTGTGATGAatttaattctgtggaattcttaatattattatacatgtataaatgttttctttacagATGGAATGAAATTGCACACTTATCACAGAACAAGAAAATGTTGCAGATTGATACGTCCAAAAGCTCAGTTCAGTATCAAATGGTATGTGTATTTCTACTATTAATAAAGTTAGTCCAATGCTTATATATACTATAGTAAACTGGTCATCCGTATATCAATTATTAACTATGCTTCTGTTtaaaatctttttcttttttataggtTATTCAATGAATAATAATTGAATTGCAACTGTAATTAGTCTATTTTTTGTGAAGAAAACACAGATTTTATCAAAAGTTCTAATAGTGAGTGCACATACAGTGGTCAAAAGTCTTTTCAGGGCCTtggcttataaaactttaatagcccaaagtttaataaaataaagtctGAAATGCTACATGCAGTGTGTATAATATTACCGTTATGATAAACTCCCCAGACtatacaattttataaacaCAGGGCCAGGTAGGTGGATATTTACATCATTTGCAAGCATTTTAAGTTGGTTTTCATTTTGTCCagtcttattttaaaatgttttctcaCGAACATGTTATTGATTTTAGGAAGATACAGACACTGCCAAGTACTTTTGTCGGATGGCTCACTTACAACAGAAATTTTATAAATCCAGTAAAAGTAATTTAAAGTAAGTTTTTCATCATAGAACTTGTAATTGATAAGTGTACGTTATCAGTGAGGATATTAGTTTATGATGAGATACAGTAATTGTTTTTTGAAGTGTTAAATTGCATTTATAACATGGcatgtgtaaaatatatttgtttataaaatctaataaatataatacatagttgtatacatactttaaaaatgtattattatagtgGAATTGTGTGACTACGTCtgtgtactttttttttgttatcagTCAATTCGAGGCAGTGTCATCCTTTTTATGTTGGATATGCATTCTGTTTTTAGTAATAGCCAGTATTTGAAAGTATGTTGAATTTGCATGAATTGATgtttgtagtaaaaaaaaaccaacatctGAATTTAATATAGAAGTGCAACAATTTTTACATATgtcatatatcattatattttttacattcattgggGAATGTTAATATTCACTATGTTGGTGATTTGCAAATTTTTATCGAAGTATGATTGTTACCACTAATGAATAAACTAATAATGTCATAATAGTTAAAtttacagaccctagtttttaaacactatgatatttttcaatattatagccatttttgataattgaaatcgaATATTACttcaattttattgtttaaattatttattttcatacatctgaagtgtttttAGTCATTCTGGGGTATCTAATAACACAAAATGCATTATCTCTAAAACATTAATGATTATGGAGACAAGCTTTAGTCTgtttttttaagggtatttccttGTTTCAGTGTCACAGATGTTTGTTTCACTATATTTAAACctaatccaaatgtgttacaggtttgttgatTAATCAAGACTCCATTTATACAGGTGGagactagggtctgtgactttaaaattaaaaatctctAAGGATTGTTCTAGTATGTGTGTGGTATCTTGTGCATCTTGTTGTgcatgtgtttgttttctttcagtgCAAGCATGACTGATGTTAGTGTTGATAATGTTGATGCTGATAACACCTACATCCAGTAAGATAATTCTATTTAACTAAACATTTATAATAGGATTGAATCTAAATGAAGAGGATACCCTAAAAATTAGACTCTTTAGAAaacagaattccctcaaaaaaccagatgtttttccacaaccctttttaaatattaaatattgctaTAGAACCTTTCTAAGCCAGATACTCCTAAAAATCAGGTTTATACTTGGTCCTGTGGATGTCCCGTTTGGAGGGGTTTCATTGTACAATTATTTACCACAAATATCCTGTTCtctttgtgtatgtgttgtgtgtgtgtgtgtctctctctgtgtgcgtgcgcgtgtgtgtgtgcatgcgtgtgtgtgcacttttgtttgtacttttattgtaaacTTATTTTTTCATCTCCCATCCCCTGCCCACCCCAATGTCTTGCCTGACTTACCTTTTCCTGCATCCCTTTTTATCATTGCAGTAAAACATTGCATGGTAATATTAACTATAGGTACtgcaaattattttagttttgtgtgaaatatattaacattattatgcagattaattattttatagcacacttataaatgttataattgGATAAACTATTTAGTGAAAAGCTAATACTGAATGTGAAATTAAACAGGCATGATAAATACTCTTAATTCATCTTTGTTGATTGTTTAAACATGTTGCTTTACAATACTGAataagaaaatgtttgttttgttcagggATGCTCAGCATGTTGTGCCTCCTAGGGTTGATTCTCAGCAGGAGTTGGTAAGAAACTTGTTAATTCTTTAATCCTACATAAAACGATTGTTGTACTGTTAATTCATAGTATACTAGAttcaaatttttgttttactttttatgtcTTGAGAATTTAgattgaaatattttacattttgtttctgaATTTTGTAAAGAATTTGTCGAACTTAATGTCTACAACATGTCTTATTTTCTTGGTTCAGGATGTTGTTCAGTACTCTCTTGAAGTGTCATGGGTTGTAAGGTTAATCCACCTGGGTGGACCCAGTAGGTTCTTCTTCTGTTAAAATATGCTgaaaaattaaagttataatgttgttaacgacaccactagagcacattgatttattaatcatctgctattggatgtcaaagatttggtaattctaatatATTGTCATAGAGGGGGTGgaacgaagcccagtggtaaagtattcTCCATAAGCACAATTGttgctgggatcgatccacattgatgggcccattgagttatttcttgttccagccagtggaacacgactggtatatccaagactgttgtgtgtgttatcctgtctgtgggatgatgcatataaaagatcccttgctattaatgaaaaaatgtagtgggttcccctataagactatatgtcaaaattaccattatgataatgtttgacatgcaatagcttattattaataaatctagtgatgttgttaaacaaagcaagtTTTTTATAGtcatacatttttccattagtatcaagggatcttttatatgtactttcccacaccgttgatataccagttgttgggcTGTGTTTCAAAATTTACCGAtgtcaaactttaaaaaatctgATTACTGATGATGGCATGAGATAATAGGAATAAATATaattcaaaacatttaataatatttacttaATAAGTATGTAATTATAAAATCTAATTTGCTGAAACCATAAATCTATTAATATGCAtgatacatgtaatacacatatttacatgttttgttattgtgattgtttacagacaaACTCCCAAACGTCTTTAGTTTATGTCCAAGATCAACGCTACACTCAAGGTGAGTTTAATACATTAGGATTAAATGCTGGCTTGTCATTACATCCACTTTCCATGATAATTTGTCATGGTCATAATTAGTTTTCATCTCTAAATTGTTCATCATACCTGAAACTTCCTAATGACTCCCATTATTATCAGTCTGATGTCATAccaacaattttaatattgttgttacattgaatgttaaaataaatgcaAACATAGTCCTGTATACACATaagattattattttgtaataaaattaatccgtaataaataaataatgttttaaatttgtttttcaagagagtcagtattttatattaattacaagTAGTAatctttgttgttttctttactgTATTTCAAGATGCACAGCAGACCATTGCAACAGAAGATTATTACCGGCACTCTCAGCAAAGTTTGGACCAGGTTCCAGACATACAGCAACAGAATATAGATGGAGAGGTGATGATCAATGGAGGAATGTACCGAGTACAACAGCCAACCATTCCAAGTGCCCAGACTGATCCTCAGTACGCCAGTCGATTGGCCATGCTGCCAGCTTACAGGCCTAGCCCTGATTACGAGTCACTGATGAAGATGCGAACTGCTCAGCAACCCATTTCGAATGAAAATCCACAAAATTTGAGCGAATCTCAGATTTACACTCATGCTGATGGTGGCGCCTATAGTCAGCCAGAAATCAGACAGGTGGAGCAAGTATCTGACTATCCCAGTGAGACTCAGTATGTCAATGCATCTGCCATCAGAAACTACAGCCATTCTATCTATGCAAATGTGTTTCACGAAGGACATAACTATTATGGCTACAGGTCTGGGGAAAGAGCTAGCAACCTGGCAgtccatcccacatacagttcCCCCGAGCTGAACACTCCCAACCTTCCAGAACAGTTCTCGTCTGACAACATCATAACCGAATCTCTGACCTATCAGTACCGTCCTCCTCCTCCTTACCCTCGAACCAGCAGCAGCACGCCCGACTTGGCTGTCCAGACGGGAGGATGTTCGGCCAGCGAAACTCCAGACCTGCTGGCTCAGCCGATGATGCCTAACAGTCTGGCCGCGCAGTCACGGCTTGACAAGAGCATAGAAGACCTGTCTGAAGCCGTGCCGAGTGTTAAGCAGATTGAAAACATCCCGTCTGAACAGGACAGAGATGACACGTCCAGTGAGAACTCTTATGCAACGTTTCATGCTAAGGAAACGGACTCCGAGTCTGAAAATGAAACGGAGAGACTCGAGCAAAGAAGTGGATCTGAGCGATCAAAAATTCAAATTCATCTTGTCACACCAAAGGAGGCACCACCTCCGTCTAAATTGAAAGAAGTTGCAACACTGAGAGAGAGTTTTCGTAGAATGATGATAGCAAGATCTAGTTTTTTGAATAGTAGCAAAAGAAAGACAAATGTTCAGTTAACCACAGGCTTAGATGTTACAGACTCAAAAACCACGACAGATTCAGGTCTCTCAAAAGTTGACGAACAGACAGCTCAAAGTAATGCAGTTTCCAAGACATCCAAACCGTCCGATTCTGCTTCTCTTGATCTAAATACTGTTGTACCAGTTGGAGTAATGAAACCTCCACCAGCGTATGTTCCCCAGAGTCCGGAGCCTGATGTTAAGCTTTATCAGCCAGCAAGTGCAATAATTGGGTCGGACCAGATTTCCATTAAGTCTGGCAGTGATTCTGGGAGTATTCAGTGTCTGGATGTTTCCAAGGTCAGTGTGGATCCAAGTGCTGTTGGTCATCAGCTGATGGATTCCATCGACTCGACCGACTCAATCCATGACTCACAAGATGGCTCTGACAGTGATGCTGCATCAGTTGATGTGAGTCGGGTTTCTCTTCTACACTTTCAGGGCTAACTCTGCGTATGCTAACATTTTatccaaattatctattaaagttAAAGAAAGGCAGAAACCCATCATTATTTTCCAACAATGTATCCGTTataacatgaaattatttcggcaaattaaaataaaatttgcctgttttgtttaaaattaacttttggTGAG
This DNA window, taken from Gigantopelta aegis isolate Gae_Host chromosome 4, Gae_host_genome, whole genome shotgun sequence, encodes the following:
- the LOC121371415 gene encoding tyrosine-protein phosphatase non-receptor type 21-like, producing MPFKWRLKRTRRYEISSKNSFIVGVYLLDNNFLECTLTSESTGQECLESIAQRSDIVDIHFFGLRYVTKKLQFQWVDLDKPLKKQLDKNAETSHHPPCLYFGIMFYVLGAHKIPDENARYHYYLQLKNDIIDGRIPATVEQAIRLAAYSLQAECGDHDLESQTVEYFRDNYVLLPKSMTKNEVTQLELLVEVINAYSSLQSCHPVKAEIQYIKEVQLMDGYGMEYYNAKDNRGKELYLGSSFTGIFARYLDGQPATFVRWNEIAHLSQNKKMLQIDTSKSSVQYQMEDTDTAKYFCRMAHLQQKFYKSSKSNLNASMTDVSVDNVDADNTYIQDAQHVVPPRVDSQQELTNSQTSLVYVQDQRYTQDAQQTIATEDYYRHSQQSLDQVPDIQQQNIDGEVMINGGMYRVQQPTIPSAQTDPQYASRLAMLPAYRPSPDYESLMKMRTAQQPISNENPQNLSESQIYTHADGGAYSQPEIRQVEQVSDYPSETQYVNASAIRNYSHSIYANVFHEGHNYYGYRSGERASNLAVHPTYSSPELNTPNLPEQFSSDNIITESLTYQYRPPPPYPRTSSSTPDLAVQTGGCSASETPDLLAQPMMPNSLAAQSRLDKSIEDLSEAVPSVKQIENIPSEQDRDDTSSENSYATFHAKETDSESENETERLEQRSGSERSKIQIHLVTPKEAPPPSKLKEVATLRESFRRMMIARSSFLNSSKRKTNVQLTTGLDVTDSKTTTDSGLSKVDEQTAQSNAVSKTSKPSDSASLDLNTVVPVGVMKPPPAYVPQSPEPDVKLYQPASAIIGSDQISIKSGSDSGSIQCLDVSKVSVDPSAVGHQLMDSIDSTDSIHDSQDGSDSDAASVDDATVRRNIGPLKMAAMNGLSLSRPMVLALMNDESRAPKDERRKILESKISEGQVFVEFEEVPKRAPNLDCSVAKMSANESRNRFKDILPYDSSRVKLTPKKDNSTGYINASHVKLSAENSEWWFIATQAPLENTVVDFWQMIWEQEVDVIAMLTAFQEEGKKKCYPYWPSEAGTKECFGDFEIFLEFTDNSLCYVTSRIIVRYIPQNKERVIWHLQYTDWPDHGCPEDVYGFLGFLDEVESVRRLAESEEGSGKKAPVVVHCSAGVGRTGVVILTMVMKWCLEHNHSVDLPKALAGIRQQRMFMVQTLGQYQFIHKTLIQYLKNTRLI